From Danio rerio strain Tuebingen ecotype United States chromosome 2, GRCz12tu, whole genome shotgun sequence:
GAAGAAATAGTAAAGAATAGCACAATTGTTGAGCCAAAAAGAATAATTGTTAATAGTTTTTATTaagaatacaaaatattaaattctattaatgcatatttaatgagaaaacacttttaatgatttgattattgtgttattttttgcaaAGAGATTGAAGAAAATCTTTTGCTCAAATGGGaaacttgtgttttgtttttttttacctaaatgtTGCATGCGTGTAACTAAAGTTTTGTTGAAATTAGTTTAGATTTTGTTTCTTAACAAAGGCATACTTGGTTCGTTTGGTATACTTATTGTTATGAATCGTACACATTTTCAgtggccaaaaaccaaatatagCAGATACTTTTTGCCTTGTTGAGACTAGAAATATGtgccatttcttttctttttatttcttttcagtTCCATGTAACATgccaaaaatataatttttcccAAAGTTTGAATGTCTGATGATCAAATATTGAGACTAGAAAATGTCTTCTTTGTCTGAATAAATGCACACGTGTTTTATTTTTCGGTTTGTATGCATGTAACTCAATGTgtatcaaatatattttaatataatgttgaatgattttgatttttaataaactgTACTTTTGAAGATTTCAGTTTTGAAGCCCATTATGCTTCAGATTTTCAAAATTGAAACGTGTATTACTGCATACTTAAACTTTACAGAAGCTGTAAAACATATATCAAAAAACTATTTCACATATAGAATCTTAAAGTGAGatatcacccaaaaatgaaaagtctgtcatcatttactcaccctgtacttgtttcaaatctttatgagtttctttcttctgttgaacataaaaggaGATGTGTTAAATGCTGGAAACATTTAATAGTTGActcgtatttgtttttcctactatggaagtcaatggttacaggttttctatGTTCTCCATGgtttttcttcaaaataactgattttgtgttcaagaaaaaataaagataaaggtTTGAAAGCACTTGAGAGTAATTagagagtacattttcatttttgggtgaaattttATTGCACTCAGACTTACGTGTGAAGTCTCTTCTATTCAATTGTTTTGGCACAATGACTTTGTTAATAATTCAGATATTactcttttaatatttaaacattttaaatcccCTTTTCAGTATCGGCTGTGTGCACACTTACCGACGTCATATAGGTGGCGCTGATGCTGTAAAACTGTGTTTACAACCATCACCAACACTCCGGAAGAAGAGCCTCTCAGCTTTGGTGTTTCTCTTTAACATTCTGCTCATTAacagagtaaaacagcagatatTAAACTCAAACTGACTCTGGATCTGTTCAGTAAACACGCATCTACTGTCCAGCAGGAAAGAGCGCGAATCCAGTCAGAAAGAGCGCGAATATTCCTGCCCTGCTGAAGGCGACGGAGACTCTTTTCCTCTCAGCGCTAAATAAGTGTGTTTAATGATTAAATGATGTCTTCAACACACACTGCTGTCAAGACAGAGTTTATAAAAGAGGAGAGCGAAGAAGTGCGGATTCCTGAGCCGTGTggagatgaagaagaagaagcctTAACCCTGAAGAAGGAAGAGCCGGAGGAACACACAGGTCTGTGgacattttatacacattttttggaGTATCTTTTATGTAAATTACCTTTTACATAATTATttgatacacacacaaaaaagcacacacacacacacatatatatatatatatatatgtatatatgtatatgtaataagGAACAGGTCACAGTGGCATCACATACAGTTCTACTTTTTCTTATatctttctattgtttttttacaCCTAAATGTGATTTTCGTAGCTTGTTTTtggtccaaatatttaaaaattcttcaatcaagaaacattttcttgacaagcaaaacgcattgtgttgttttaggaaataatgagtcaaaattgagGGACGTTTTTCTGAAAATAATCTGCCAACTCGGTAAAGCAGAATAATCTTATGTgaaattatttttcttacctcgtttgttggtttatttttttgctcGTTTTTGAATTTTGActaattgtttttgaaaacaagaccatgtttttgcttgtctataaaatgcttcttgatttaagcatTTGTAGATATTTTggattaagaaaaaaacaaaatgaatcctTTGAAAAGcgttttctgctgtgtaaacttTTACAAAATAATCCCAATCAATATAAAAGTATGAATTTTCCCAGTATGGTTATAAGCAATCATGTGAATTTTTtacacagaaaaactaaatattgtaatGTCCTTTTTTCCCAGATATCCTGCAGCTTTGTTTTCTTCCAGTTCCGTCATTAGTTTCTGCTTTAACTTTTTATTCTCTTATTTTCAGCTCAGATTGAGATTAAACTAAACGAGGATCTTCAGGACTACGAGCAGCCTCAGTATTTAAGCTGCTCGAGAATCGGCACCAGCTTGACTCAGAAAAGAGCTCGAAGAGGAAAAGGCTTTTTCTTCTCCTGCCTCGAGTGCCAGATGAGCTTCGAGTCTAAGGAGCACCTGATGGAGCACTTCagggtccacactggagaaaGCTCCACGCAAACAAACACATTGCAGAAACAGCCGATGTTCTGCCATCAGTGCTTCAGGGAGTTCTCCTGTAGAGAACATTTGCTGGAGCACTACAGAATACACAAGGTGGAGAAGCCCTTTCCTTGTGAAGAGTGCGGGAAGAGTTTCTACCATAAGCAAAGCCTCGCAAATCATGCCAACTCTCACACTGATCTGAGACCTTACGTATGCCAGCACTGTGGGAAGGGCTACATCCATGAAGACAGCCTTATTATTCATTTGAGGATCCACGAACTAGACAAACCATTCAAGTGTGATCAGTGTGAGAGGTCTTACACTCATAAACACAGTCTTACGTATCACCTTAAAGTCCACACTGGCCTTTAACCATTTGTGTGGATGGAGTTAGAGATAAATAAGATATAGATGATCTGATTGATCACATGTGgagtcacactggagagaagcatTTCCCAAAGAGTgaaaagtgcttcacaatcaaaACAAGCCAGAATGAACTCAAGGCAATCTCTCTTGGCTAATCAGATCTCTCAGAGATGTTCAATAtggtttaggtctgggctctggcgaGGCCACTCCAGCTCATTGGCTGGGAGAAATGCATTGATTCTTTGATGTATGGTGATTATTTCTGTATTCATTCAGAGTTGattctgtttttaaattagaTTGCGATGGTGCATGTCTGGTGTGTGCAAGATAGAAGCAGAAAAAGCATCGGCAGTGGACAAGGGAATTGATTTGCTCTTTATGTTGGTGGTGAGAACCTAATTTAACTCCACCCCATCttcaaatgtaaagtattaacacaGCTGAAGACATAGGAAAGCAATGTAGGTCTATAATCATTTTGGAATTGGATCCTGAAGCATCGAAAGATCCAAACTGCTCATTTTCCATAATCAATGCTCATATGTTGTGTTATGTAAGGAATAATTGACATGCAGTGGAGTTATTGCATTAAAGCTTAGCTCATGTGGTCACGATATGAAGTGGGTAAGCATTTCCAACTTACTGGAGTACATTATTCTGCCTATTTTGTGTTTTTGCCAGATTCATGTCAAactcaaaacacaacaaaatgtttattaacggatatttttacagtgcagttgtgACAATTACAATCAAAACTGTTGAATCTGATACATATGAGTCAGTATTTGTGTGatcaaatgtttaaattattatattaaatgctTAAATTAGTTTAATATGCTTTACGGTCATCTTAAAAGCCTAAATGGACactattttaaagaaatcagtaTAATATGAGATTTTGATTAACAACATTTACTGATTATTATCAGTGATTATTTTTCAGGAATGTCTTATTAATGGTTCAAAATAACCAAAgttcaaaataacattttcagtAACAAATTAAGAGCTCAATAAATTAACATATTCAGAGAAACTGAATTTTGAAGAAACACAGTACTCAAAATCTATTTGGGAATGTTATACGCTTTGCTATATTCAAGGATTAatgtaaactatttaaaaatcatttaatacAACTGATTGGCTCACTTCAGTAGGTGGCGCTAATGTTGTAAAACTGTGTTTACAACCGACTCTAATACTCCAGCAGAAGAAGAGGATTCAGCTTTAGTGTGTTTCTCTTTAATATTCTGCTCAGTAATAGTGTAAAACAGCAGATATTAAACTCAAACTGACTCTGGATCTGTTCAGTAAACACGCATCTACTGTCCAGCGGGAAAGAGCGCGAATCCAGTCAGAAAGAGCGCGAATATTCCTGCCCTGCTGAAGAAGACGGAGACTCTTTTCCTCTCAGCGCCAAATCAGTGTGTTTAGTTATTAAATGATGTCTTCAGCACACACTGCTGTCAAGACTGAGTTTAtaaaagaggagagtgaagaagtGCGGATTCCTGAGCCGTGTggagatgaagaagaagaagcctCAACCCTGAAGAAGGAAGAGCCGGAGGAACACACAGGTCTGTGGATGATGGAGagactctctctctcactctctctctctctctctcacacacacacacacacacattacaggatATTTACTGATTAATTTAATAAGACTGTCTGTAAAGGAATATTCCCGATTTAAGAGCTGGGTTGTGGTATTATGACGTCTCAGAACTTCTTTTTACAGCACAACAGTTATCTTTAGCCATTGTTCCGTCCATTTCTATCTAGGTCGTCATAAAAATGATAGCTAGGTAAATTGAGTCATGATATAAAGGTACGTTTAttataacaaaaatgtaaatgagcacCTCCCTTTAGGTGCTACATTAGCAAAAGCGGTCTTAGATTTCAGTTAGATGTTATATTTTCAGAATAAAAGTAGAAACAAGTCTTTAGACttgctaaattcattcattctccttcagcttagtccctttattaattaggggtcgacacagcggaatggaccaccaactattccagcatatgttttacacagcggatgcccttccagctgcaatccaaaattgggaaacactcatttacacacacatacagtacggccagtgtagttgatcagttcccctatagtgcatgtgtttggactgaaaccggagcacccggaggaaacccacgccaacacggggagaacatgcaaactccacacagaaacaccaactgacccagccgagactcgaaccagcgatattcttactgtgaggccaaggtgctaaccactgtgccatgacttattaaattgttcaaaataaaaaattcaaagcagTAAATcatatgccccattcacacggggcttcagcgacAACGCTTGACTGAAGACGTGTccgaagttggggctgaagcgatcgtcatagcagcgtcagccaatgaaattcagtcagcaataggccactgtctagctggtgtatttgcttacagcgatctgattggctgacgcttccgttggcgcttgaaaagttgagcaagtcccaacttctacagcgagcaacgcctctaaagcggcgccgacagatccacaatgcagatcggcaatgcctgacgtcacccattcaaagtgaatgggaagcgtagacgctgaagccccgtgtgaatgtggCGATACACTTACACAGGCTGAATGAAAATGCAGATTCACACTGTGAAACAGCAGTAATAATggtaattaaagggatagttcacactaaaatgtaaattctgtcattatttactctgtGAGGCTCACACAGCCCTTCAAACAGATTTTTGAGCAAAGAGACTCACAAATGTAAAAATGAGTGttattaaattaagaatttttacTGCAAACAAGCATCCGATTAATTTCATTCATGATGGAGTTCATGTGCTACAGTCAAAAACAGCAGTGTCTGGATTAAAAGTGCACACAATTTACAGTTTGTGATCATCTCTCTGTTTTGATGATTTGTGATCCAACTGTTGATCTCAAAACAGATAAAACGAATGAGCGGATTGTGCTGCACTCCTATGGAGATCTCAGTGTAGCCGCCATTACGGCTCAATGTTTTTAGCCCACCAGGTCTCCACACAGCTTACGAGACTGAACGATATCAATTGATAGTTTTATGATTGTCCATTTTCTTGTGTTCCGTTCAGACCAGATCAAGATGAAGGACGAAACTCAGGTCAAAGATGAGCAAAGTGAGATCGGGGTGAAGGAGCAAGCTAAAGAACAGAATGAGGACGAGGACTACGAGCAGCCTCAGTATTTAAGCTGCTCGAGAATCGGCACCAGCTTTACTCAGAAAAGAGCTCGACGAGGAAAAGGCTTTTTCTTCTCCTGCCTCGAGTGCCAGATGAGCTTCGAGTCTAAGGAGCACCTGATGGAGCACTTCagggtccacactggagaaaGCTCCACGCAAGCATCGGAGAACAGCGCGGAGAGAGCTGTAGTGTTCTTCTGTCATCAGTGTCTCAGGAGCTTCACCCGTAAAGAACATCTGCTGGAGCACTACAGAATACACAAGCTGGAGAAACCCTTCCAGTGTGAGGAGTGCGGGAAGCGGTTCCTTCACAAACACAACCTCACGAATCACGCCAAACTGCACTCCGGCTTCACTCCGCACGTGTGCCAGCTCTGCGGGGTGAGTTATATTAATAAAGACAGCCTTTTTGATCACATGAGGATTCACGAAGGAGATAAACCGTATCAGTGTGAGGAGTGCGGGAAGAGCTACAGTCAGAAGCGCAGCCTCAAGAATCACTTAAAGTTTCACACTGGACTGAAGCCGTTTGTGTGCCAGCAGTGTGGACGCAGTTACCTGGATGAAGACAGTCTGACTGGACACATGTGGacccacaccggagagaagcctttcCCATGCCTGAGGTGTGGAAAGAGATTCCTGAATAAAGGAAGTCTTGATCAGCACATGAAGATCCACAGCGAACTCGAGCCCATCTCCTGGTTCTCCTCATAGTGGTTGGTGCTGGTGAATGGCAGTGGCTCTCGAGTGtacaaatgtttacatttcaGTACTGTAAGATTAGTCTGCATTGCACTCTTTAAAACATCTCTGCAGTAAGTCAAGGAAAGAGAGTTTTTAGAATGGAACAATGCCATCCGATATTTACGCTGAGCTGGTCACATGACTATAACTGCATCATTTTTGAAAATTCTCAATTTTTGctgaattgtttaatttaatttcttgacCGTTTTCTagatacatcttgttttgatgtggACAAAATGAAGagggaaaatatacattttaaactgaaacatgtgctgcacggtggcgcagtgtcgcctcacagctagaaggtcgctggttcgagccaaagatgggtcagttggtgtttctgtgtggagtttgcttgttctccctgtgttgccatgggtttcctcagggtgttccggcttcccccacagtccaaacacgtgcgctataggggaattgaacaagctaaattggcggttcattccgatgtggcgaccactgattaataatccaaaaagaaagtgaatgaacgAACTGAAACATTATAATAACCaatataatttaattagtttttcacaaaaaagttttgcaaataagatttttacataaaaaaaaaacacatttattgatcttaggcctgtcacaataatcaatatatcgactgaTCACACAACACATGCACATTTTTGGTGATGCATTATATATCGGCCATACATAAACATCAACTCTAGCCACATTTCAGCTGATGGCACAGCCtttctatctctattggaggtgtcagtgtcagtatgggtAAAAAACATTATAGTGTTcactataaattattatattatattatactttttttgtaGTTCTTTTGACCTtggacattttaacattttattattattatttatttgtttatttagaatatacgttttttatttgattccaatgcctaattattaacttgttaaaatgaatttaattaagtgaaatattcttaagaataatatgttatgtgttctttggaagagtacATGCATTGTGACGATATTGTAGTgtcaaaatggtcttaaaatgccaataatattgtgtatggcaatgcattttggtgctATATATCGTACCACAAAAATTAGATATGATGACAGGCCTAGTTGATCTTTATGAACGTGTTTTGATTGTGCATGTGTAATATAAATGTGAATTATAGATTTTCCTCTTGAAAACATTCTTACCTCTCTTTGGCTGTAGGTCTGACTCCAGATGAACACTGTATCTTAccccccattcacacggggcatcagcgtcaacgcttccccatcactttaaatgggtgatgtcaggcgttgccgaactgcattgtggatccattgTCGCCGCtttagaggcgttgctcgctgtagaagttgggacttgctcaactttttaagcgccaacggaagcgtcagccaatcagatcgctgtatgcaaatacaccagctagacagtggccttttggtgactgaatttcattggctgacgctgctatgacgatcgcttcagccccaacttcagacatgtcttcagtcaagcgttaaagctgaagccccgtgtgaatgggttATCGGGGCCGCTTAGGTTGCCTCTATGGATGCGCCAATGTCCTGACATTTAATCTTACCCATCAGGTTATGCTACCAGTTAATAATTAGATGGTtttgaggttggggttaggtattaggtaggttagggagatattacagcttcatatcacactactccacattaaaatttacactggtagtGAAATCTGcatattgcgtcatcaaaatgtgctgcCTACTTTTTGAATTGGGGGTTAGGTCAATCTGACAGGGTAGGCCAAATCGACAGAACACCAGCCCTGTTCATGTCCCTTCAAAGATCAGAATAACATGAGAATTTGATGAtcaatatttgtttattgttaatgTCAACTTAGAAAAGTTCAACAGAATAGCCTTTTGGGTTTTGTAAGAAATGCAGAATTCAGAATCTAATGCTGACTATCATGTGCCCTCTGTCAGTCCCTGCCCACTCTAGGTGGCGCTGATGCTGTAAAACTGTTTACAACCGTCACTAAACCTCCAGAAGAAGAGCCAGCAGCAGTAGCAGTAGCTTCGGTGTGTTTCTGCTCAACATTCTGCTCATTAacagagtaaaacagcagatatTAAACTCAAACTGACTCTGGATCTGTTCAGTAAACACGCATCTACTGTCCAGCTGGAAAGAGCGCGAATCCAGTCAGAAAGAGCGCGAATATTCCTGCCCTGCTGAAGGCGACGGACACTCTTTTCCTCTCAGCGCCAAATAAGTGTGTTTAGTTATTAAATGATGTCTTCAACACACACTGCTGTCAAGACTGAGTTTATAAAAGAGGAGAGCGAAGAAGTGCGGATTCCTGAGCCGTGTggagatgaagaagaagaagcctTAACCCTGAAGAAGGAAGAGCCGGAGGAACACACAGGTCTGGATGACTCGGTTATTGTTTTTAGCCATAGCAGCTAATCACAGATCGCATAGAGAGGGATGGATGACCGCGATAATCTCCTCATAATAAAAAGCCATATTACGTTTTTACTCATGATCAATAATAAAATCGTAGCACTATTTTATAGAGGATCAAGTAAGACTCTTGTCTATTAATAGTCAGATTTCACTCATTTCCTCAGCATCAGTTAGCAATGACTTCAACACTTGtttctaaaacattattttttaatagttcTTCTGTCAAAATTATAGTCTAATATCATGTGCCATTTTCCTATGATCTCTATCCTTTTGAATACATCTAGCcccttattatttgttttgttaattgttGGGTTTACTGATTTTCAACCTTGCAATTCTGTAAAATGTgtagtataaaatatatatgagcaattccagcgttatttgcagtaaaaactcaaacataaattcacatagaaagtatatatgttaacattatattgggAATTCCATCTGGGCCTACCTATTGGTCAAAAAGTCCAACATCCATATATAGGCAAGTGCACAGGTATATTGCTATATAGACCATTTAACGTGGTGATGTTATTGACTCACGAACATTTCCTGCTATTTCATTACTGTAACAGGAGGTAATTCAATCATTCctcaatgttaaaacagctctcaTAACATTACTTATCAACATGTGGAtgtttttggattctcggaagatgttgaaatttaaaatatgtgaaaCAGGAAATATATTGGGACTATTGTCTATGTTTACATTCCTCAGAATAGTCTATACAGCAtcatatgtgcagctgttatgtgcaaattggcatgtaaagtatgtCGTTAAGCGCATACGTGTGAACACACCCTCTTATGgaattaatttgtgtttaatacTAGCTTGGATATTGTTTTAAATTGCACCCACACATGCTCGACCGTTGTTATTGTGTGTGTTCTGTTCCCTTCAGATCAGATCGAGGTGAAGGAGGAAGCTCAGATGGAGGAAAGCGAAGAGCTGAGCGATGACGAGGATCTCGGGGATTATGAGCCGCCTCAGTTCTTGAGCTGCTCAAAGATCGTGAGCAGATTTTCACAACTACGAGTTCAGAAAGGAAAAGGCTTTTTCTTCTCCTGCCTCGAGTGCCAGATGAGCTTCGAGACCAAGGAGCATCTGATGGAGCACTTCagggtccacactggagaaaGCTCCTCGCAGACGCACACCAGCACCGTGCAGAAACAGCCGATGTTCTGCCATCAGTGCTTCAGGAAGTTCTCCTGTAGGAAACATCTGCTGGAGCACTACAGAATACACAAGGTGGAGAAGCCGTTCTCCTGTGAGCAATGCGGGAAGAGCTTCGCTTATAAACAAAGCCTGAACAATCACACCAAGCAGCACAGCGACTGCAGGCGCCACGTGTGCCAGGACTGCGGAGCGGGTTTCTCTAGTAAAGACAGTCTTACtgatcacatgaggatccacgaGATCAAGAAGCCGTTCCGCTGTGATGAGTGCGGCAAGAGCTACACCTATAAATACAGCCTGAGGTACCATCAGAAGGTCCACCGCCCCCCCAAGTCGTTTGTGTGCCAGCAGTGCGGACGCAGTTATTCGGATAAAGACAGTCTGACAGGACACATGTGGAGCCACACCGGAGTCAAAGCGTTCCGCTGTCAGAGATGCGGGAAAAGCTTCACAATAAAGTCCAGTCTTGATCAGCACATGAAGATCCACAGCGACCTCAAGCCCATCTCCTGGTTCTCCTCATAGATCAGAGcttctcaaatatatatatacacacacacagatgaagtctgaattattaaccctcctgttaaatttgaattattttagaatttatccccaatttctgcttaacagagagatgtttaaacacatttctagacataatagttttaattattaatttctaataacggatttcttttatctttgacatttaaaagctttcaTTGATTCCTTCGTTtattttctgccacttttccggggccgggtcgcaaGGGCAGAAGTCTCACAAGataaccccagacttccctctccccagacacttcctccagctctccaggtggatcccgaggcgttcccaggccagccgagagacataagcccctttcacacagtgataccggtaaatatccggaaaactTCCGGAACGACTtcaccggtaaattcaaaaaagcgctgttcacacaggcgaggacgttacggaaattttccggaaaagagcattcacacatcattccaaaataccggtaaattctgacatcattaaccagaaatgagctttaaacggctgcgcttgtgtttgtaaacatttgactaaattacagactctgtggatgatcaatattgtgaacaactttcgcaggatcactttcg
This genomic window contains:
- the zgc:113452 gene encoding uncharacterized protein LOC569975 yields the protein MMSSTHTAVKTEFIKEESEEVRIPEPCGDEEEEALTLKKEEPEEHTAQIEIKLNEDLQDYEQPQYLSCSRIGTSLTQKRARRGKGFFFSCLECQMSFESKEHLMEHFRVHTGESSTQTNTLQKQPMFCHQCFREFSCREHLLEHYRIHKVEKPFPCEECGKSFYHKQSLANHANSHTDLRPYVCQHCGKGYIHEDSLIIHLRIHELDKPFKCDQCERSYTHKHSLTYHLKVHTGL
- the LOC137487212 gene encoding uncharacterized protein isoform X1, producing MMSSAHTAVKTEFIKEESEEVRIPEPCGDEEEEASTLKKEEPEEHTDQIKMKDETQVKDEQSEIGVKEQAKEQNEDEDYEQPQYLSCSRIGTSFTQKRARRGKGFFFSCLECQMSFESKEHLMEHFRVHTGESSTQASENSAERAVVFFCHQCLRSFTRKEHLLEHYRIHKLEKPFQCEECGKRFLHKHNLTNHAKLHSGFTPHVCQLCGVSYINKDSLFDHMRIHEGDKPYQCEECGKSYSQKRSLKNHLKFHTGLKPFVCQQCGRSYLDEDSLTGHMWTHTGEKPFPCLRCGKRFLNKGSLDQHMKIHSELEPISWFSS
- the LOC137487212 gene encoding uncharacterized protein isoform X2, which produces MMSSAHTAVKTEFIKEESEEVRIPEPCGDEEEEASTLKKEEPEEHTDQIKMKDETQVKDEQSEIGVKEQAKEQNEDEDYEQPQYLSCSRIGTSFTQKRARRGKGFFFSCLECQMSFESKEHLMEHFRVHTGESSTQASENSAERAVVFFCHQCLRSFTRKEHLLEHYRIHKLEKPFQCEECGKRFLHKHNLTNHAKLHSGFTPHVCQLCGCGRSYLDEDSLTGHMWTHTGEKPFPCLRCGKRFLNKGSLDQHMKIHSELEPISWFSS
- the LOC794642 gene encoding uncharacterized protein, coding for MMSSTHTAVKTEFIKEESEEVRIPEPCGDEEEEALTLKKEEPEEHTDQIEVKEEAQMEESEELSDDEDLGDYEPPQFLSCSKIVSRFSQLRVQKGKGFFFSCLECQMSFETKEHLMEHFRVHTGESSSQTHTSTVQKQPMFCHQCFRKFSCRKHLLEHYRIHKVEKPFSCEQCGKSFAYKQSLNNHTKQHSDCRRHVCQDCGAGFSSKDSLTDHMRIHEIKKPFRCDECGKSYTYKYSLRYHQKVHRPPKSFVCQQCGRSYSDKDSLTGHMWSHTGVKAFRCQRCGKSFTIKSSLDQHMKIHSDLKPISWFSS